From one Cupriavidus sp. P-10 genomic stretch:
- a CDS encoding 3,4-dehydroadipyl-CoA semialdehyde dehydrogenase: MTELLSNCLGGKWQAGTGAGTPLIDPVLGDELVRVDATGLDLAAGFAFARELGGAALRALTYRQRAALLADIVKVLQANRDSYYEIATANSGTVKNDSAVDIDGGIFTLGTYAKLGDTLGDRQYLLDGEAARLGKDPLFQSQHVLVPTRGVALFINAFNFPSWGLWEKAAPALLAGVPVIVKPATATAWLTQRMVRDVVEAGVLPAGALSVVCGSSAGLLDQLQPFDVVSFTGSADTAAVIRSHPAISQRSVRVNIEADSINSAVLLPQAGPDTAAFDLLVKEVVREMTVKSGQKCTAIRRVFVPEALYGQAAEAIGARLAKVVVGNPRNDSVRMGALVSRAQFDALTEGLAALRQHAQVLHDGTRQPLVDADPAVACCVGPTLLGVTDADAAAAVHDTEVFGPVATLLPYRDTPHALALVRRGQGSLVASLYASDAAALGAAAVELADSHGRVHVISPDVAQLHTGHGNVMPQSLHGGPGRAGGGEELGGLRALHFYHRRSAIQASTEVLGTLA, from the coding sequence ATGACCGAACTGCTTTCCAACTGCCTTGGCGGCAAATGGCAGGCCGGCACCGGCGCGGGCACGCCGCTGATTGATCCCGTGCTGGGCGACGAGCTGGTGCGGGTGGATGCCACCGGCCTGGACCTTGCCGCCGGCTTTGCCTTCGCGCGCGAACTGGGCGGCGCCGCGCTGCGCGCGCTGACCTACCGCCAGCGTGCCGCGCTGCTGGCTGACATCGTCAAGGTGCTGCAGGCCAACCGCGATTCCTATTACGAGATTGCCACCGCGAACAGCGGCACCGTGAAGAACGATTCCGCCGTCGACATCGATGGCGGCATCTTCACGCTGGGCACATATGCGAAGCTGGGCGATACGCTTGGCGATCGCCAATACCTGCTCGACGGCGAGGCCGCGCGGCTGGGCAAGGATCCGCTGTTCCAGTCGCAGCACGTGCTGGTGCCAACGCGCGGTGTCGCGCTGTTTATCAATGCCTTCAACTTCCCGAGCTGGGGCCTGTGGGAGAAGGCCGCCCCGGCGCTGCTGGCCGGTGTGCCCGTGATCGTCAAACCCGCTACCGCCACTGCCTGGCTGACGCAGCGCATGGTGCGCGACGTGGTTGAGGCCGGTGTGCTGCCGGCGGGCGCGCTGTCGGTGGTCTGCGGCAGCTCGGCAGGTTTGCTCGACCAGTTGCAGCCCTTCGACGTGGTGTCGTTCACCGGCTCGGCCGATACCGCTGCGGTGATCCGTTCGCATCCGGCGATTTCGCAACGCTCGGTGCGCGTGAATATCGAGGCGGACAGCATCAACAGCGCGGTGCTGTTGCCGCAGGCGGGGCCGGACACCGCCGCGTTCGACCTGCTGGTGAAGGAAGTGGTGCGCGAGATGACGGTCAAGTCCGGGCAGAAATGCACCGCGATCCGTCGCGTGTTCGTGCCCGAGGCGCTCTACGGGCAAGCCGCCGAAGCCATTGGCGCGCGGCTGGCAAAGGTCGTCGTCGGTAATCCGCGCAACGACTCGGTGCGCATGGGCGCGCTGGTCAGCCGCGCGCAGTTCGATGCACTGACCGAAGGGCTGGCGGCGCTGCGCCAGCACGCGCAGGTGCTGCATGACGGCACGCGGCAGCCGCTGGTCGATGCCGATCCGGCCGTGGCCTGCTGCGTCGGGCCGACGCTGCTCGGCGTCACCGATGCCGATGCGGCGGCGGCAGTGCATGACACCGAAGTTTTTGGCCCGGTCGCCACGCTGCTGCCCTATCGCGATACCCCGCATGCGCTCGCGCTGGTACGCCGTGGCCAGGGTTCGCTGGTGGCTTCGCTCTACGCCAGCGATGCCGCCGCGCTCGGCGCCGCCGCGGTTGAACTGGCCGACAGCCACGGCCGCGTGCATGTGATCTCTCCCGATGTCGCGCAGCTGCACACCGGCCACGGCAACGTGATGCCGCAATCGCTGCATGGCGGCCCGGGCCGTGCCGGCGGCGGCGAGGAGCTGGGCGGCCTGCGCGCGCTGCATTTCTACCATCGGCGCAGCGCGATCCAGGCCAGCACCGAGGTACTCGGCACGCTGGCCTGA